In one window of Nocardia brasiliensis DNA:
- a CDS encoding DUF4233 domain-containing protein encodes MTDEPGSVPPPATDPWKGFRGVMAGTLVLEAIVVLLALPVVGSVGGGVTWWSGTYLVVLAVVMFLGAGLQGRSWAMPFNLGLQVLVLLGTFIHLSIGIIGIVFAVVWGFILVLRADVRGRIEKGLLPSQRLPRSS; translated from the coding sequence ATGACCGACGAGCCCGGCTCGGTACCGCCGCCCGCGACCGACCCGTGGAAGGGGTTCCGCGGCGTCATGGCGGGCACGCTGGTGCTCGAGGCGATCGTGGTGCTGCTCGCGCTGCCGGTGGTCGGTTCGGTCGGCGGCGGGGTGACCTGGTGGTCGGGTACCTACCTGGTGGTGCTCGCGGTCGTGATGTTCCTCGGCGCCGGCTTGCAGGGGCGCTCCTGGGCGATGCCGTTCAATCTCGGCCTCCAGGTGCTGGTGCTGCTCGGCACGTTCATCCATCTCTCGATCGGCATCATCGGCATCGTCTTCGCGGTGGTGTGGGGGTTCATCCTGGTGTTGCGCGCGGACGTGCGCGGCCGGATCGAGAAGGGTCTGCTGCCGAGTCAGCGGCTCCCGCGTTCCTCCTGA
- the ndk gene encoding nucleoside-diphosphate kinase — protein sequence MTEQTLVLIKPDGVARGLVGEVLVRIERKGLKIAALELKHVSEDLAKGHYAEHAEKPFFGSLIEFITSGPVVAAILEGPRAIAAFRQIAGGTDPVEKAVPGSVRGDFALETQENLVHGSDSPESAKREIALWFPEFRI from the coding sequence GTGACTGAGCAGACGTTGGTACTCATCAAGCCGGACGGTGTGGCCCGTGGCCTCGTCGGTGAGGTGCTGGTACGCATCGAGCGCAAGGGCCTGAAGATCGCGGCTCTCGAACTGAAGCACGTGTCCGAGGACCTGGCCAAGGGCCACTACGCCGAGCACGCCGAAAAGCCGTTCTTCGGCTCCCTGATCGAATTCATCACCTCCGGTCCGGTCGTCGCGGCCATCCTGGAGGGGCCGCGCGCCATCGCGGCGTTCCGGCAGATCGCCGGCGGCACCGACCCGGTCGAGAAGGCCGTGCCCGGCAGCGTGCGTGGCGACTTCGCCCTGGAGACACAGGAGAACCTGGTGCACGGGTCCGATTCGCCCGAATCCGCCAAACGAGAGATTGCTCTCTGGTTCCCGGAGTTCCGTATTTAA
- a CDS encoding translation initiation factor IF-2 N-terminal domain-containing protein — MAEQEPSGTTPQDAEQLPERIRVHALAKRLGVTSKRILAKLTELGAEARSAQSNVDRAIAESVRDALGPPEGATPAPAPETPAAAPAVETPAPPAEQAPAPAAAVPAEQQAETAEQQAETEPQPSRGHGGLVFSAPDPIIGSGATERPTEVAHQPSVQLFTHPVQEEPHVAAPVVFESAAVVQAPLFLPPDAAAAEQARRKRRTEREARREEPVVEPVEEEPETTEDEQDSAEQQGDADGQPRRRRRGRRGRGRGRGEQHSDADDENDTDGETESDTDDEQSADSGEPAESTDSADDSSDADSDDDENAGDGSSRRRRRRRRRKVAGDSGEAADVTDDDPPNTVVHEREPRNKSRSRATTVDEVQGITGSTRLEAKRQRRRDGREAGRRRPPILTESEFLARRESVDRVMVVREKAFPDHPTATQVAVLEDKILVEHFVTSTGSASMVGNVYLGKVQNVLPSMEAAFVDIGRGRNGVLYAGEVNWEAAGLGGKERKIEQALKPGDQVLVQVSKDPVGHKGARLTTQISLAGRFLVYVPGGTSTGISRKLPDTERKRLKEILRDIVPNDAGVIIRTASEGVAEEELARDVERLQATWRTIEKAAAGKNDGAPKTLYEEPDLLVKVIRDLFNEDFSKLVIEGDRAWSTVEKYIGTVAPEMLARVSRHENNGVDVFETYRIDEQLAKALDRKVWLPSGGTLVIDRTEAMTVVDVNTGKFTGAGGSNLEETVTRNNLEAAEEIVRQMRLRDIGGMIVVDFIDMVLESNRDLVLRRLTEALGRDRTRHQVSEVTSLGLVQMTRKKLGTGLVEAFSTTCEHCHGRGILVHAYPVEPSSGEDGSGRGAREGGSRRRRGRDKGAAPAAPAATANGTAPAESEEDIAVKRAHPVALAMAAHHGEDAAAEESKAVEESKAVEESKAVETEADSVAAADAAVGAQTPAAEPEAADAPEATTEVVGTEAAVAVPAQDEQTEPAEVVEVEPDGAQAAAPAPEPEPVAAPRVESPAASNGAPEPAPRTTRRRRVARSVSAPAADSSGAVFVLPTAEHAPAPTVDYTADVPVVVPERRPRRRAVARPAGPPPEES, encoded by the coding sequence GTGGCCGAACAAGAGCCATCGGGAACAACACCACAGGATGCGGAACAATTGCCGGAGCGGATCCGAGTTCATGCACTCGCCAAGCGCCTGGGAGTAACGAGCAAGCGCATCCTGGCCAAACTCACCGAGCTAGGAGCCGAGGCGCGCAGCGCGCAATCCAACGTCGACCGGGCGATCGCGGAATCGGTCCGCGACGCGCTCGGCCCGCCGGAGGGGGCGACTCCCGCCCCGGCGCCTGAGACCCCGGCCGCCGCCCCGGCGGTCGAGACTCCGGCGCCCCCGGCGGAGCAAGCCCCGGCGCCCGCCGCTGCGGTTCCGGCCGAGCAGCAAGCCGAGACCGCCGAGCAGCAGGCCGAGACCGAGCCGCAGCCGAGCCGAGGCCACGGTGGCCTCGTCTTCTCCGCGCCCGATCCGATCATCGGGTCCGGCGCGACCGAGCGGCCAACCGAGGTCGCCCACCAGCCGTCCGTCCAGCTGTTCACCCACCCCGTGCAGGAAGAGCCGCACGTCGCCGCGCCGGTGGTGTTCGAATCCGCCGCCGTGGTGCAGGCGCCGCTGTTCCTGCCGCCGGACGCCGCCGCGGCCGAACAGGCCCGCCGCAAGCGCCGTACCGAGCGGGAGGCCCGGCGCGAAGAGCCCGTGGTCGAGCCGGTCGAGGAAGAGCCGGAGACCACCGAGGACGAGCAGGACTCGGCCGAGCAGCAGGGCGACGCCGACGGTCAGCCGCGGCGCAGGCGCCGTGGCCGCCGTGGCCGCGGTCGCGGTCGTGGCGAGCAGCACAGCGATGCCGACGACGAGAACGACACCGACGGCGAGACCGAGTCCGACACCGACGACGAGCAGTCCGCCGACAGCGGCGAGCCCGCGGAGTCCACGGACTCGGCCGACGACAGCTCCGATGCCGACTCCGACGACGACGAGAACGCCGGTGACGGTTCGAGCCGTCGGCGGCGCCGTCGCCGTCGCCGCAAGGTGGCCGGGGACAGCGGTGAGGCCGCCGACGTCACCGACGACGACCCGCCGAACACCGTCGTGCACGAGCGCGAACCGCGGAACAAGAGCCGCAGCCGCGCCACCACGGTCGACGAGGTGCAGGGCATCACCGGTTCCACCCGGTTGGAGGCCAAGCGGCAGCGCAGGCGCGACGGCCGCGAGGCAGGCAGGCGCCGCCCGCCGATCCTGACCGAGTCGGAGTTCCTGGCGCGCCGCGAGTCGGTGGACCGGGTGATGGTGGTGCGCGAGAAGGCGTTCCCGGATCACCCGACCGCGACCCAGGTCGCGGTGCTCGAGGACAAGATCCTGGTCGAGCACTTCGTCACCAGCACCGGTTCCGCGTCGATGGTCGGCAACGTCTACCTCGGCAAGGTGCAGAACGTGCTGCCCAGCATGGAGGCGGCGTTCGTCGATATCGGCCGCGGCCGCAACGGCGTGCTGTACGCGGGCGAGGTGAACTGGGAGGCCGCCGGACTCGGTGGCAAGGAGCGCAAGATCGAGCAGGCGCTCAAGCCCGGCGATCAGGTGCTCGTCCAGGTCTCGAAGGACCCGGTCGGGCACAAGGGCGCCCGGCTCACCACCCAGATCAGCCTGGCCGGTCGCTTCCTCGTGTATGTGCCGGGCGGCACGTCCACCGGCATCAGCCGCAAGCTGCCCGACACCGAGCGCAAGCGGCTCAAGGAGATCCTGCGCGACATCGTGCCCAACGACGCGGGCGTGATCATCCGCACCGCTTCCGAGGGCGTCGCCGAGGAGGAGCTGGCCCGCGACGTCGAGCGCCTGCAGGCCACCTGGCGCACCATCGAGAAGGCCGCCGCGGGCAAGAACGACGGCGCGCCCAAGACGCTGTACGAAGAGCCCGACCTGCTGGTCAAGGTCATCCGTGACCTGTTCAACGAGGACTTCTCCAAGCTGGTCATCGAGGGTGACCGCGCCTGGAGCACGGTCGAGAAGTACATCGGCACCGTCGCACCGGAAATGCTCGCCCGGGTCTCCCGGCACGAGAACAACGGCGTCGACGTGTTCGAGACCTACCGCATCGATGAGCAGCTCGCCAAGGCGCTCGATCGCAAGGTGTGGCTGCCCTCCGGCGGCACCCTGGTGATCGACCGCACCGAGGCGATGACCGTCGTCGATGTCAACACCGGCAAGTTCACCGGCGCCGGCGGCAGCAACCTGGAAGAGACGGTCACCCGCAACAACCTGGAGGCGGCCGAGGAGATCGTGCGCCAGATGCGGTTGCGCGATATCGGCGGCATGATCGTCGTCGACTTCATCGACATGGTGCTCGAGTCGAATCGGGACCTGGTGCTGCGCAGGCTGACCGAGGCGCTGGGCCGGGACCGCACCCGGCACCAGGTGTCGGAGGTGACCTCGCTCGGCCTGGTGCAGATGACCAGGAAGAAGCTGGGCACCGGTCTGGTCGAGGCGTTCTCCACCACCTGCGAGCACTGCCACGGTCGCGGCATCCTGGTGCACGCGTACCCGGTCGAGCCCTCCTCCGGTGAGGACGGCTCGGGACGCGGTGCGCGCGAAGGCGGTTCGCGTCGTCGGCGGGGCCGCGACAAGGGCGCCGCCCCGGCCGCACCCGCGGCGACGGCCAACGGAACCGCACCCGCGGAGTCCGAGGAGGACATCGCGGTCAAGCGGGCCCACCCGGTCGCGCTGGCGATGGCCGCGCACCACGGCGAGGATGCGGCGGCCGAGGAGTCGAAGGCGGTCGAGGAGTCGAAGGCGGTCGAGGAGTCGAAGGCGGTCGAGACCGAGGCGGACTCGGTCGCGGCGGCGGATGCGGCGGTCGGGGCGCAAACCCCTGCGGCCGAACCCGAAGCCGCCGACGCGCCGGAGGCCACGACCGAGGTCGTCGGCACCGAGGCCGCGGTGGCCGTGCCCGCGCAGGACGAGCAGACCGAACCGGCCGAGGTCGTCGAGGTCGAACCGGACGGGGCGCAGGCCGCTGCGCCGGCCCCCGAGCCGGAGCCCGTCGCCGCCCCACGGGTCGAGAGCCCCGCGGCGAGCAACGGCGCGCCGGAACCGGCGCCGCGCACCACGCGGCGGCGACGGGTGGCCCGCTCGGTGTCCGCGCCCGCCGCCGACAGCAGCGGCGCGGTGTTCGTGCTGCCGACCGCGGAGCACGCGCCCGCGCCCACCGTCGACTACACCGCCGATGTGCCGGTGGTGGTGCCCGAGCGCAGGCCGCGCAGGCGTGCGGTCGCGCGGCCCGCCGGGCCGCCGCCGGAAGAGTCGTAG
- the rplU gene encoding 50S ribosomal protein L21, with protein MATYAIVKTGGKQYKVAVGDLVKVEKIEGKPGTSVSLDPVLVVDGADLTTDAAKLAKVSVAAEVVEQTKGPKIRIHKFKNKTGYHKRQGHRQPLTVIKVTGIK; from the coding sequence ATGGCAACGTACGCGATCGTCAAGACCGGCGGAAAGCAGTACAAGGTCGCGGTCGGTGACCTGGTGAAGGTCGAGAAGATCGAGGGTAAGCCGGGCACGTCCGTCTCCCTGGATCCGGTTCTCGTCGTCGACGGGGCCGACCTGACCACCGACGCCGCCAAGCTGGCCAAGGTCTCCGTGGCCGCGGAGGTCGTCGAGCAGACCAAGGGCCCGAAGATCCGCATCCACAAGTTCAAGAACAAGACCGGCTACCACAAGCGTCAGGGTCACCGTCAGCCGCTGACGGTCATCAAGGTCACCGGCATCAAGTAA
- the rpmA gene encoding 50S ribosomal protein L27, translating into MAHKKGASSSRNGRDSNAQRLGVKRFGGQKVNAGEILVRQRGTHFHPGVNVGRGGDDTLFALAAGAVEFGTKRGRKTVNIVVAEPVEA; encoded by the coding sequence ATGGCACACAAGAAGGGTGCATCCAGCTCCCGGAACGGTCGCGATTCCAACGCCCAGCGACTCGGCGTGAAGCGCTTCGGCGGCCAGAAGGTCAACGCGGGCGAGATCCTGGTGCGTCAGCGCGGTACCCACTTCCACCCCGGCGTGAATGTCGGCCGTGGCGGGGACGACACCCTGTTCGCCCTCGCGGCGGGCGCCGTCGAGTTCGGCACCAAGCGTGGACGCAAGACCGTCAACATCGTCGTCGCGGAGCCGGTCGAGGCCTAG
- the obgE gene encoding GTPase ObgE: MSKFIDRVVLHVRAGKGGHGCASVLREKFMPLGGPNGGNGGHGGNVILEVDPNVHTLLDFHFHPHAKAGNGKPGEGGNRDGKQGTDLLLKVPDGTMVLDNEGKVLMDLVGAGNRYIAARGGRGGLGNAALASKARKAPGFALLGEDGEECDLVLELKSVADVGLVGFPSAGKSSLVSVLSAAKPKIADYPFTTLVPNLGVVLSGDTTFTVADVPGLIPGASEGRGLGLDFLRHLERCAVLAHVVDCATLEPGRDPVSDVDALEAELAAYKPALSADAALGDLADRPRVVILNKVDVPDAAELAEMVTPEFTARGWPVFEISAVSRAGLRPLTFALADLVLQYRAAHPKAAPARPVIRPIAVNETGFSVIADPEEPGGFIVRGPQPERWVKQTQFDNDEAVGYLADRLARLGVEDELVKQGAEPGAPVTIGNVTFEWEPQISAGIDMVPTGRGTDIRLEQDNRISAAERKHASRVRRGLVKDDEE, encoded by the coding sequence ATGTCCAAGTTCATCGACCGTGTCGTACTGCACGTGCGGGCAGGCAAGGGCGGACACGGATGTGCCTCGGTGCTCCGCGAGAAGTTCATGCCGCTCGGCGGCCCCAACGGCGGCAACGGCGGCCACGGCGGGAACGTGATCCTCGAGGTCGACCCCAACGTGCACACCCTGCTGGACTTCCACTTCCACCCGCACGCCAAGGCGGGCAACGGCAAGCCGGGCGAGGGCGGCAACCGCGACGGCAAGCAGGGCACCGACCTGCTGCTCAAAGTGCCCGACGGCACCATGGTGCTCGACAACGAGGGCAAGGTCCTGATGGACCTCGTCGGCGCGGGCAACCGCTACATCGCGGCGCGGGGTGGCCGCGGTGGCCTCGGCAACGCCGCGCTCGCCTCGAAGGCGCGCAAAGCCCCCGGCTTCGCGCTGCTCGGCGAGGACGGCGAGGAGTGCGACCTCGTCCTCGAACTGAAGTCCGTGGCCGATGTCGGCCTGGTCGGCTTTCCGTCGGCGGGCAAGTCTTCGCTGGTGTCCGTGCTGTCGGCGGCCAAGCCGAAGATCGCGGACTACCCGTTCACCACCCTGGTGCCCAATCTCGGCGTGGTGCTCAGCGGCGACACCACCTTCACCGTCGCCGACGTGCCCGGCCTGATTCCTGGTGCGAGCGAAGGCCGTGGTCTCGGCCTCGACTTCCTGCGCCATCTGGAACGGTGCGCGGTACTCGCGCACGTCGTCGACTGCGCCACCCTCGAACCCGGCCGCGATCCCGTTTCGGACGTGGACGCGCTCGAAGCCGAACTCGCCGCCTACAAACCGGCGCTCAGCGCCGACGCCGCCCTCGGTGACCTCGCGGATCGCCCGCGTGTGGTGATCCTGAACAAGGTCGACGTCCCGGACGCCGCCGAACTCGCCGAGATGGTCACCCCGGAGTTCACCGCGCGCGGCTGGCCCGTCTTCGAGATCTCGGCGGTGAGCCGAGCGGGCTTGCGTCCCTTGACTTTCGCGCTCGCCGACCTGGTGCTCCAGTATCGTGCGGCGCATCCGAAGGCGGCGCCTGCGCGCCCGGTGATCCGGCCGATCGCGGTCAACGAGACCGGGTTCAGTGTCATCGCCGACCCGGAGGAGCCGGGCGGCTTCATCGTGCGCGGCCCGCAGCCGGAACGCTGGGTCAAGCAGACCCAGTTCGACAACGACGAGGCCGTCGGCTACCTCGCCGACCGGCTCGCGCGTCTCGGCGTGGAAGACGAACTGGTCAAGCAGGGTGCCGAGCCGGGCGCCCCGGTGACCATCGGCAACGTGACCTTCGAATGGGAACCGCAGATCTCGGCGGGCATCGACATGGTGCCCACCGGTCGCGGCACCGACATCCGCCTGGAGCAGGACAACCGGATCAGCGCCGCCGAGCGCAAGCACGCCTCCCGTGTGCGCCGCGGTCTGGTCAAGGACGACGAGGAGTAG
- the proB gene encoding glutamate 5-kinase has product MSAARQAIASARRVVVKIGSSALTSLEGGIDLARLDRLADAVEARMRAGSDVVVVSSGAIGAGIAPLGLSSRPRDLATKQAAASVGQLALAHAWGTSFARYRRTVGQVLLSADDFARREHHRNAQRTLDRLRSLGAVAVVNENDTVATEEIRFGDNDRLAALVAHLVGADALVLLSDVEGLYDGDPRKGAANFIPEVRSSADLDGVIAGSGGALGTGGMASKLSAARLAADAGVPVLLAAATAANVALTSGTVGTAFAARPVRLSARKFWVRHAADSRGALLIDDGAAHAVVARRSLLAAGVTDLRGRFYGGDVVDLVTADDRVVARGVVAYDSTELTTMLGRSTAELPETMQRPVIHADDLVKV; this is encoded by the coding sequence CTGAGCGCGGCGCGGCAGGCGATCGCGTCCGCGCGCCGGGTGGTCGTGAAGATCGGGTCGTCCGCGCTCACCAGCCTCGAGGGCGGGATCGACCTCGCCAGGCTGGACCGGCTCGCCGACGCGGTGGAAGCGCGGATGCGCGCGGGATCCGATGTGGTGGTGGTGTCTTCGGGTGCCATCGGGGCGGGCATCGCACCGCTGGGGCTCAGCAGCCGCCCGCGTGATCTCGCTACCAAACAGGCGGCGGCCAGCGTCGGCCAGCTCGCGCTGGCGCACGCGTGGGGTACTTCCTTCGCGCGCTACCGCCGTACGGTCGGCCAGGTTCTGCTCAGCGCGGACGATTTCGCGCGGCGCGAGCACCATCGCAACGCGCAGCGCACCCTGGACCGGCTGCGTTCGCTCGGCGCGGTCGCCGTGGTGAACGAAAACGACACCGTCGCAACCGAAGAGATCCGTTTCGGCGACAACGATCGGCTCGCGGCCCTGGTCGCGCACCTGGTCGGCGCCGACGCGCTTGTGCTGCTCTCCGATGTCGAAGGCCTCTACGACGGCGACCCGCGTAAGGGCGCCGCGAACTTCATCCCCGAGGTGCGCAGCAGCGCCGACCTCGACGGTGTGATCGCGGGCAGCGGTGGCGCGCTCGGCACCGGCGGTATGGCCTCCAAACTGTCCGCTGCCCGGCTGGCCGCCGACGCCGGCGTGCCCGTCCTGCTCGCCGCCGCCACCGCCGCGAACGTCGCGCTGACCAGCGGCACGGTCGGCACCGCCTTCGCCGCCCGCCCGGTTCGCCTGTCCGCCCGCAAGTTCTGGGTCCGCCATGCCGCCGACAGCCGCGGCGCGCTGCTCATCGATGACGGTGCCGCACACGCCGTGGTGGCCCGGCGCTCCCTGCTGGCCGCGGGCGTCACCGACCTCCGTGGCCGCTTCTACGGCGGCGACGTGGTGGATCTCGTCACCGCCGACGACCGTGTCGTCGCGCGCGGCGTGGTGGCCTACGACAGCACCGAACTCACCACCATGCTCGGCCGCTCCACGGCGGAACTCCCGGAAACCATGCAGCGCCCCGTGATCCACGCCGACGATCTGGTCAAGGTCTGA
- a CDS encoding ESX secretion-associated protein EspG gives MSWTFTPDEFAHVWRETELDRHPYPLRILETPRTEDEADRLRATLDERLPLRADPDLSACLRILAAPQTRIVAIGGGHTPGSELRLLAAAIYDRAVLAVQEPGPTPQFGGRVRLAIGHSGKLGARIAGLLPSTPPGHEPARVAPTEAVRDEEVVRAERPTAPRIRKLLLKPHSAEGHIRIEPQLDQSTPAPPIHYTWIDVKGDGRYLIRAGKEVHITPASAEQIAAQLQKRIQP, from the coding sequence GTGAGTTGGACCTTCACTCCGGACGAGTTCGCCCACGTCTGGCGGGAAACCGAGCTCGATCGGCACCCGTATCCATTACGCATCCTGGAGACCCCGCGCACCGAGGACGAGGCCGATCGCCTGCGTGCCACCCTCGACGAGCGGTTGCCGCTGCGCGCCGATCCAGATCTGAGCGCCTGCCTGCGCATCCTGGCGGCGCCACAGACCAGGATCGTGGCCATCGGCGGCGGGCACACGCCGGGCAGTGAGCTGCGACTGCTGGCCGCGGCCATCTACGACCGGGCTGTCCTGGCCGTACAGGAGCCCGGCCCGACGCCGCAGTTCGGTGGCCGGGTACGCCTGGCCATCGGCCACAGCGGCAAGCTGGGGGCCAGGATCGCCGGTCTGCTGCCCAGTACCCCACCGGGACACGAACCCGCGCGTGTCGCGCCCACCGAGGCGGTCCGCGACGAAGAGGTGGTCCGCGCCGAGCGCCCCACCGCGCCGCGCATCCGCAAGCTGCTGCTCAAGCCGCACTCTGCGGAGGGCCACATCCGGATCGAGCCACAGCTGGATCAGTCGACGCCGGCACCGCCTATCCACTACACCTGGATCGACGTGAAAGGTGACGGACGTTACTTGATCCGGGCGGGCAAGGAGGTCCACATCACACCCGCCTCGGCCGAGCAGATCGCCGCGCAATTGCAGAAACGCATCCAGCCGTGA
- a CDS encoding phosphoenolpyruvate synthase, with translation MLGPWTDTATIAELGGGKARGLHSLGQCGFRVPDWTVLGTDVFARFTAESGLAQAVDTIVSLDDLDAALAVAATFRAEIAAKSLPSDIGVLIAEAYRKLGSGAIAVRSSVVAEDGPDHSYAGQFDSFLNVNGLDAVLDRVRDCWASAFSERSLRYAFANKQPPAAAVAVVLQRLVPARASGVLFTANPISGAREELLLSAVYGLGEGLVSGAVDADSVVIDKSSGTVLETVLGDKDQSYTVTADQGYTISEVEPARRAQAALTAGEIAEIAELGTKLEAEFGAPQDVEWAIDGDGLWFLQARPITTALTSLPPGAVLRGAGEAVPEGERRIWDNSNIIESFSGITSPLTYTTAADIYGRVYDGYARSLRVPSAQLRQTEQWTPVLLGYFHGRVYYNLLHWYRMVGIAPGYPLNRKVLEAALGVAEPLPDDVAKTLRPFTFGNPLARLRSRAVTTVTYLRRLFGIDELVEQFMTEFYRVYDEYDAIDYTALSGAQAYAAYRKVDRDLVERWGPLMVLDAILLTLTGSMFLLTKLFLPKAPEWFLYAVVGPGADVESAEPARAMKALADAARLDPELTRLVNSTAPEQIYPALAQHPEFRAQVDAYIDRYGYRSLDELKLETPDLREDPASLFIMLRSALPDAPLGHRDEAEEYLDAHLGGLRRRIYERLRGKVSRCAAHRERLRFCRTRAFGMVKRMIRAMGRDLAGRGVIDEFSDVFYLTVQELRGCYEGADTTSMRALVAARKAQRAKDAGLVAPARFVTVGSVFGRAELAEQGWVPVTDTPAAEAGTVLAGTPSASGVVTGTAVVVDEPRDVAGGILVAYRTDPGWVAALPSAAALVIERGSPLTHVAIVARELGVPTVVQIKDVTKAIRTGMRIRVDGTSGTVTVLAEGEDHDA, from the coding sequence GTGCTTGGACCATGGACCGATACCGCGACGATCGCCGAGCTCGGCGGTGGTAAAGCGCGGGGCCTGCATAGCCTGGGGCAGTGCGGGTTTCGAGTCCCGGACTGGACCGTGCTCGGCACCGATGTGTTCGCGCGGTTCACCGCCGAGAGCGGACTCGCCCAGGCGGTGGACACGATCGTTTCACTCGATGATCTCGATGCCGCGCTTGCCGTCGCGGCCACTTTTCGAGCCGAAATCGCCGCGAAATCGTTACCTTCGGATATCGGTGTTTTGATCGCCGAGGCATATCGCAAGCTCGGTAGCGGGGCGATAGCGGTGCGCTCGTCCGTGGTCGCCGAGGACGGTCCTGACCACTCGTACGCGGGCCAGTTCGACTCGTTCCTGAACGTCAACGGCCTGGACGCGGTCCTCGACCGGGTGCGCGACTGCTGGGCCTCGGCCTTCTCGGAGCGGTCGCTGCGCTACGCGTTCGCGAACAAGCAACCGCCCGCCGCCGCGGTGGCGGTGGTCTTGCAACGGCTGGTCCCCGCGCGTGCCAGCGGTGTTCTGTTCACCGCGAACCCGATCAGCGGCGCGCGCGAGGAGTTGTTGCTCAGCGCGGTCTACGGATTGGGCGAGGGCCTGGTGTCCGGTGCGGTGGACGCCGACTCGGTGGTGATCGACAAGAGTTCGGGCACGGTGCTGGAAACCGTGCTGGGAGACAAGGATCAGTCCTACACGGTCACGGCCGATCAGGGGTACACGATCAGCGAGGTCGAGCCGGCTCGACGCGCGCAAGCCGCGCTCACCGCGGGCGAGATCGCCGAGATCGCGGAACTGGGCACAAAATTGGAAGCCGAGTTCGGGGCGCCGCAGGACGTGGAGTGGGCGATCGACGGCGACGGACTGTGGTTCTTGCAGGCACGCCCGATCACGACGGCGCTGACGAGCCTGCCGCCCGGCGCGGTGCTCCGCGGCGCGGGCGAGGCGGTGCCCGAGGGCGAGCGCCGAATCTGGGACAACTCCAACATCATCGAGAGTTTCAGCGGGATCACCTCGCCGCTCACCTACACCACCGCCGCCGACATCTACGGCCGGGTGTACGACGGCTACGCGCGCTCGCTGCGGGTGCCGAGCGCGCAGCTGCGCCAGACCGAGCAGTGGACTCCGGTGCTGCTCGGCTATTTTCACGGCCGGGTGTACTACAACCTGCTGCACTGGTATCGGATGGTCGGCATCGCACCCGGCTATCCGCTGAACCGCAAGGTGCTAGAGGCCGCGCTCGGCGTGGCCGAGCCGCTGCCGGACGACGTCGCGAAGACGTTGCGGCCGTTCACCTTCGGCAATCCGCTGGCCCGGCTGCGGTCGCGGGCGGTGACCACGGTGACCTACCTGCGCCGGTTGTTCGGCATCGACGAGCTGGTCGAGCAGTTCATGACCGAGTTCTACCGGGTCTACGACGAGTACGACGCGATCGACTACACCGCGCTCTCCGGCGCGCAAGCCTATGCGGCCTACCGGAAGGTGGATCGCGATCTGGTCGAGCGCTGGGGACCGCTGATGGTGCTCGACGCGATCCTGTTGACCTTGACCGGGTCGATGTTCCTGCTCACCAAGCTGTTCCTGCCGAAGGCGCCGGAGTGGTTCCTGTACGCGGTGGTCGGGCCGGGCGCCGATGTCGAGTCCGCGGAACCGGCCCGTGCGATGAAGGCGCTCGCCGATGCCGCCCGGCTCGATCCGGAACTCACGCGGCTGGTGAATTCGACTGCGCCGGAGCAGATCTACCCGGCCCTGGCACAGCACCCGGAGTTCCGCGCGCAGGTCGACGCCTACATCGACCGGTACGGCTACCGCAGCCTGGACGAGCTGAAGCTGGAAACGCCGGACCTGCGCGAAGATCCGGCGAGCCTGTTCATCATGCTGCGCAGCGCCCTGCCCGACGCGCCGCTCGGGCACCGCGACGAGGCCGAGGAGTACCTCGACGCGCACCTGGGCGGACTGCGTCGCCGGATCTATGAACGGTTGCGCGGCAAGGTTTCCCGCTGCGCGGCCCATCGCGAGCGGCTGCGGTTCTGCCGGACCCGCGCGTTCGGCATGGTCAAGCGGATGATCCGGGCGATGGGCCGGGATCTGGCCGGACGCGGCGTCATCGACGAATTCTCCGACGTGTTCTACTTGACCGTGCAGGAGTTGCGCGGCTGCTACGAGGGCGCCGACACCACGTCGATGCGCGCACTCGTCGCCGCCAGGAAGGCGCAGCGCGCCAAGGACGCCGGATTGGTGGCGCCCGCGCGGTTCGTCACCGTCGGTTCGGTGTTCGGCCGAGCCGAACTCGCGGAGCAGGGGTGGGTGCCGGTCACCGACACCCCGGCGGCCGAGGCGGGGACCGTGCTGGCGGGCACGCCGTCGGCTTCTGGCGTCGTGACCGGGACCGCGGTGGTCGTGGACGAGCCGCGCGACGTAGCCGGTGGCATCCTGGTGGCCTATCGCACCGATCCCGGTTGGGTGGCCGCGCTGCCCTCGGCGGCGGCGCTGGTCATCGAGCGTGGTAGCCCGCTCACCCATGTGGCGATCGTGGCGCGGGAACTGGGCGTGCCTACGGTGGTCCAGATCAAGGACGTCACCAAGGCGATCCGGACCGGTATGCGGATCCGGGTCGATGGCACCAGCGGCACCGTGACCGTGCTGGCCGAAGGAGAGGACCACGATGCGTGA